In Maridesulfovibrio sp., the following proteins share a genomic window:
- a CDS encoding ABC transporter permease subunit (The N-terminal region of this protein, as described by TIGR01726, is a three transmembrane segment that identifies a subfamily of ABC transporter permease subunits, which specificities that include histidine, arginine, glutamine, glutamate, L-cystine (sic), the opines (in Agrobacterium) octopine and nopaline, etc.): MINLDNKLGKSGAVASLFLLFALLIFPVVSSASVDADVLLKQARDALTVGKIDQACSLFEQVPAPGTEGDDGQYVYSRMQLARISYSMKDPAKARSYAEQVIAVYPDNVEAQNFLTSLDREAKPEWQKTLEDCKRFMPNLLKGASMTLLLVFFTMIVSPVGGLFIALGKISRMQPFVTISWFIIWFFRGTPLLLQLFFIYYGLPAIGITLSPLAAALIGLGINYSAYLAEIIRAGIESIDDGQTEAAKAIGMTYGQTMRRVIIPQTYKRIIPPIANEFIALIKDTALVSTIAMVELMRAADQMFNAYFNVTVLVMAAVIYLIFTSVFTLLFEKIEYKVGVYERR, translated from the coding sequence ATGATTAATTTAGATAATAAACTCGGAAAGAGCGGGGCGGTTGCCTCGCTCTTTCTGCTGTTTGCACTTTTGATTTTTCCGGTTGTCTCCTCTGCCAGTGTGGATGCAGACGTCCTGCTTAAGCAGGCGCGCGATGCCCTGACCGTTGGTAAGATTGATCAGGCATGCTCTCTCTTCGAGCAGGTTCCCGCTCCCGGAACCGAAGGTGATGATGGGCAGTATGTTTATTCCCGCATGCAGCTTGCACGCATCAGTTATTCCATGAAAGATCCGGCTAAGGCCCGCTCTTATGCCGAGCAGGTGATAGCCGTATATCCGGATAACGTGGAAGCACAGAATTTCCTGACCTCCCTCGACCGCGAGGCCAAGCCGGAATGGCAGAAAACCCTGGAAGACTGTAAGCGCTTCATGCCTAACCTGCTCAAAGGTGCAAGCATGACCCTGCTGCTGGTCTTCTTTACCATGATTGTTTCTCCCGTCGGCGGTTTATTTATCGCTCTGGGTAAGATCAGCCGTATGCAGCCTTTTGTTACCATCAGCTGGTTTATTATCTGGTTCTTCCGCGGAACGCCTTTGTTGCTGCAGCTTTTCTTTATCTATTATGGTCTGCCTGCAATAGGTATTACCCTTTCCCCGCTGGCTGCGGCTCTTATCGGTCTTGGGATCAACTATTCTGCATATCTCGCCGAGATCATCAGGGCCGGTATCGAATCAATCGACGACGGCCAGACCGAAGCGGCCAAAGCGATCGGCATGACCTACGGCCAGACCATGCGCCGGGTAATTATTCCGCAGACCTACAAGCGGATTATCCCGCCTATTGCTAACGAATTTATCGCGCTGATCAAAGACACCGCGCTTGTTTCCACCATTGCCATGGTCGAACTCATGCGTGCTGCGGACCAGATGTTCAACGCCTATTTCAACGTAACCGTATTAGTGATGGCCGCTGTCATCTATCTTATTTTTACCTCTGTATTCACTCTTCTTTTCGAGAAGATCGAATACAAGGTCGGGGTATACGAGAGGCGCTAA
- a CDS encoding type 1 glutamine amidotransferase domain-containing protein, whose protein sequence is MKLNGQRVLMFIDNVFEDMELLYPYYRLIEEGAEVVVAGPEYGEVYTGKNGYPFRSTAAIGDMNADDFDLLVIAGGFAPDKLRRDPKVLELTREINDAGKVVAHICHGGWIPISAKIMKGYRCTSTPGIKDDLENAGATWVDEEVVVDRNQVSSRKPDDLPAFCREIIKLAAK, encoded by the coding sequence ATGAAACTTAACGGCCAACGTGTTTTGATGTTTATTGACAATGTCTTTGAAGATATGGAGCTTCTTTATCCCTATTACCGCTTGATTGAAGAGGGGGCGGAAGTCGTGGTTGCCGGACCGGAGTATGGTGAGGTTTATACTGGCAAAAACGGTTATCCGTTCCGTTCTACCGCTGCAATCGGAGACATGAATGCAGATGATTTTGATCTGCTGGTTATCGCGGGTGGATTTGCTCCGGATAAACTCCGCCGCGACCCCAAGGTTTTGGAATTGACCCGCGAGATAAATGATGCCGGTAAGGTTGTGGCGCATATCTGCCATGGCGGGTGGATTCCAATTTCCGCCAAGATCATGAAAGGATACAGATGCACATCCACACCCGGAATTAAAGACGATCTTGAGAATGCCGGTGCCACATGGGTTGATGAGGAAGTTGTGGTAGACCGCAATCAGGTTTCTTCACGTAAGCCCGACGACTTGCCTGCGTTCTGCCGGGAAATAATTAAACTGGCTGCCAAGTAG
- a CDS encoding FUSC family membrane protein, which translates to MKLVSEFYRIFIRPVDPGLFMTKYAAKSICACLVALMLAYMVGMSTKFVQWSVYGSMVVVVFRAGSTLTKRKAVARWLTFAVMFLVPCSTVIGNHNIGLELYLFLLAFAVFFVQVLGVAAGTAAIGTLIVNLLALTSPDTLLVGLERSGAVLFGSTVAYVFVFYLWPINPEKILTRAGAVALTDIGDYFRAVASSSGRKEDLQQIAEIHDRSVESVRRYRRFMEAMNVDPVKELGSYEGPSGLYALLVRMIEAVVGLSNSRKFAEHSAVFKDMRFKFSDLTGRSAVAFDVLAAGISTGKGEVDLRGLDEGIAELESELLRLGAYNRDDELRDEFLEAWGAVYGLRNLSIEFAEMSKLFCKGGVCSVR; encoded by the coding sequence ATGAAATTAGTATCTGAATTTTATCGAATATTTATCAGGCCTGTTGATCCTGGTCTGTTTATGACCAAGTATGCGGCCAAATCCATATGTGCTTGTCTTGTTGCTCTGATGCTGGCCTATATGGTGGGCATGAGTACCAAGTTTGTGCAATGGTCTGTTTACGGTTCTATGGTTGTAGTGGTTTTCCGCGCAGGGAGTACTCTCACCAAGCGTAAGGCTGTAGCTCGCTGGCTGACCTTTGCTGTAATGTTTCTTGTTCCATGCTCAACAGTCATTGGTAATCACAATATCGGACTTGAACTATATCTGTTTCTTCTGGCTTTTGCAGTTTTCTTCGTTCAGGTTTTGGGTGTGGCCGCCGGGACAGCTGCTATAGGAACGCTTATCGTCAACTTGCTGGCTTTAACGTCGCCGGATACTTTGTTGGTAGGCCTTGAGCGGTCCGGGGCTGTGTTGTTCGGATCAACCGTTGCGTATGTTTTTGTTTTTTATCTGTGGCCCATTAATCCTGAAAAGATTCTGACTCGTGCTGGAGCTGTTGCCCTAACTGATATTGGAGATTACTTCCGCGCGGTTGCCTCATCCTCAGGACGTAAGGAAGATTTACAGCAGATCGCAGAGATTCATGATCGCTCAGTGGAGTCTGTGCGGCGTTATCGGAGATTCATGGAAGCCATGAACGTAGACCCTGTGAAAGAACTGGGTAGTTATGAAGGCCCTTCGGGCCTGTACGCGCTCTTGGTGCGAATGATTGAGGCTGTTGTAGGGTTATCTAATAGCCGCAAATTCGCGGAGCATAGTGCGGTATTTAAGGATATGCGCTTCAAGTTCAGTGATCTTACCGGACGTAGCGCTGTAGCATTTGATGTTCTTGCAGCTGGAATTTCCACCGGAAAAGGTGAAGTTGACTTGCGTGGGCTTGATGAAGGTATTGCAGAGCTTGAAAGCGAACTGCTGCGCCTTGGCGCATACAATCGCGATGACGAATTGCGTGATGAATTTCTTGAGGCGTGGGGAGCTGTTTACGGGCTGAGGAATCTGAGTATTGAGTTTGCGGAGATGAGCAAGCTTTTCTGTAAAGGAGGCGTGTGCAGTGTTCGCTGA
- a CDS encoding amino acid ABC transporter substrate-binding protein: MKRVLVILMVAMMLAFATTAMAGDGSLEKVQKAGKLTIGLDDTFAPMGFRKDDGTLVGFDIDAAEEVGKRLGIKIVWQPTAWSGVIHSLNAKKFDCIWNGMTITPEREKAVSFSKPYIMDGQIAVIAMGNKEIKAHKDLGGKVVGVQKGSPALEAAKSLNPAPKEIREYDTNVKALLDLESGRLDGVVVDNIAGRYSMSQRPGKYIALPGYITSEAFGIAFRKGEDSLRAAVQKTIDAMIADGTMGKISRKWFGEDVTNPAKW, from the coding sequence ATGAAAAGGGTATTAGTAATTCTCATGGTTGCAATGATGCTGGCATTTGCAACCACCGCAATGGCTGGTGACGGTTCTCTTGAAAAAGTACAGAAAGCTGGCAAGCTTACTATCGGTCTTGATGACACTTTTGCTCCCATGGGCTTTCGAAAAGACGATGGAACCCTGGTCGGTTTTGACATTGATGCTGCTGAAGAAGTAGGTAAGCGTCTCGGCATTAAAATCGTATGGCAGCCCACCGCGTGGTCAGGTGTTATCCACTCCCTGAATGCTAAAAAGTTCGATTGCATCTGGAACGGCATGACTATCACCCCCGAGCGTGAAAAAGCAGTTTCCTTTTCCAAACCTTATATTATGGACGGCCAGATTGCCGTGATCGCCATGGGCAACAAAGAGATCAAAGCCCACAAAGATCTCGGTGGTAAAGTTGTCGGCGTGCAGAAAGGTTCTCCTGCTCTTGAAGCTGCAAAGTCCCTTAATCCCGCACCTAAAGAAATCCGTGAATACGACACCAACGTTAAAGCTCTGCTCGACCTTGAATCCGGTCGTCTGGACGGCGTTGTTGTAGATAACATTGCTGGGCGCTACTCCATGTCTCAGCGTCCCGGTAAATACATAGCCCTTCCCGGCTACATTACCAGCGAAGCTTTCGGTATCGCTTTCCGCAAGGGTGAAGACTCTCTGCGCGCAGCAGTACAGAAAACAATTGATGCTATGATTGCTGACGGAACCATGGGTAAAATATCCCGGAAATGGTTCGGTGAAGATGTCACCAACCCTGCAAAATGGTAA
- a CDS encoding amino acid ABC transporter ATP-binding protein, with translation METILELKKVVKCFGQLTAVNNIDLKISRGEKVVIVGPSGSGKSTLLRTMNFLETIDSGEIHFEGKLCGYTYKEGTPVLDSQRNLCALRSEIGMVFQQFNLFPHMTVVQNVMEGQVTVLGKSKEEARDVAFQMLDKVGLSDRATVYPVTLSGGQKQRVAIARALAMKPKMMLFDEPTSALDPELVGEVFDTIRSLADDGMTMVIVTHNMGFAREVADTVIFMETGDFIAKGTPSEFFSAETQHPRIKEFMDKLL, from the coding sequence ATGGAAACAATTTTAGAACTCAAGAAAGTCGTTAAATGTTTTGGCCAGCTGACTGCGGTCAATAATATCGACCTCAAAATCAGCAGGGGTGAAAAGGTGGTTATCGTCGGTCCCAGCGGGTCCGGTAAATCTACCCTGCTGCGGACCATGAACTTCCTCGAAACCATTGATTCCGGGGAGATTCATTTTGAAGGCAAGCTCTGTGGTTATACCTATAAAGAAGGAACTCCGGTGCTGGATTCCCAGAGAAATCTTTGCGCTCTGCGTTCCGAGATAGGGATGGTTTTCCAGCAGTTCAACCTATTCCCGCATATGACCGTTGTTCAGAACGTCATGGAAGGGCAGGTTACTGTGCTCGGTAAATCCAAGGAAGAAGCCCGCGATGTCGCTTTTCAGATGCTGGATAAAGTCGGATTGTCCGACCGTGCCACTGTCTATCCGGTAACCCTTTCAGGCGGTCAGAAGCAGCGTGTAGCCATTGCCCGCGCTTTGGCTATGAAACCTAAGATGATGCTCTTTGATGAGCCTACTTCTGCTCTTGACCCTGAACTGGTCGGTGAAGTTTTTGATACCATCCGTTCTCTCGCGGATGACGGCATGACCATGGTTATTGTTACCCACAACATGGGGTTTGCTCGCGAAGTTGCTGACACTGTTATCTTTATGGAAACTGGGGATTTTATCGCAAAGGGAACTCCCTCCGAGTTTTTCTCCGCTGAAACTCAGCATCCCAGAATTAAAGAGTTTATGGATAAGCTACTTTAA
- a CDS encoding Hsp20/alpha crystallin family protein: MPNLRSWGSREIERLKTDMDKLFNSLCHDYGIPSVCGIIDCTPQTTMQESGNALEVKTTMPGFHAEDLEVKVTETSMTISGKKNITFSGGRRNSHFKKTIPLPCRVDPENVAATFKDGVLTIVLDKCIIKPQKIITITAE; encoded by the coding sequence ATGCCAAACCTTAGATCGTGGGGAAGCCGTGAAATCGAACGATTGAAAACCGACATGGACAAGCTGTTCAACAGCCTCTGCCATGATTATGGCATCCCTTCCGTATGCGGAATAATAGACTGCACCCCTCAGACAACAATGCAGGAATCCGGAAATGCCCTTGAGGTAAAAACCACAATGCCGGGATTTCATGCCGAAGACCTTGAAGTAAAAGTAACCGAAACTTCCATGACCATTTCCGGCAAAAAGAACATCACTTTCAGCGGCGGCCGTAGAAACAGCCATTTCAAGAAAACCATTCCCCTGCCCTGCCGGGTGGACCCCGAGAATGTCGCCGCTACCTTTAAGGACGGCGTACTTACAATCGTGCTTGATAAATGCATCATCAAACCTCAAAAAATTATCACAATAACAGCTGAATAG
- a CDS encoding acyltransferase family protein: MNQRMYFLDNLRAVIILMVVVLHVSLCYMKFAPQWWYVIDPSQSMFFTYVVMLVDVPIMPAMFFLAGYFALPSLQKHGMPRFWSGKFKRIVIPWVLGVLFLAPPSMYMILLSRGKASGYMDFWAGPFWGSMFSQSVFWFLGQLVLFYLVLSCCYRFFPSLQSPPRISRNPSPLLPLLFISVATVSFLGMNQFFRVDTWISDYYLLVFQPLRVFVYLLYFWLGVLAWKRNWFTRQGYTPRILPWLIVTVVSAVFYLTFKGMMFTRGSELPIQLGNALGFNVLAYSVLMTSTALFKAFVNSSNGFWKSFSASSYGIYLFHSLAVYYGAYYLLGLDASPFIKAPLLLLGSTLSCWVLTVALKKIKGVSGFL, translated from the coding sequence ATGAACCAACGTATGTACTTTTTGGATAACCTGCGGGCTGTGATTATTTTGATGGTCGTAGTTCTGCATGTTTCGCTTTGCTATATGAAGTTTGCCCCTCAGTGGTGGTATGTAATTGATCCATCCCAGAGTATGTTTTTTACCTATGTCGTAATGCTTGTTGATGTCCCCATCATGCCCGCAATGTTTTTTCTCGCCGGATATTTTGCTCTGCCGTCCTTGCAGAAACACGGCATGCCCAGATTCTGGAGTGGTAAATTCAAGAGAATCGTAATTCCATGGGTGCTTGGCGTGCTTTTCCTAGCACCTCCTTCTATGTATATGATTCTTCTTTCGCGTGGTAAGGCATCAGGCTATATGGATTTCTGGGCTGGCCCATTCTGGGGTTCCATGTTCAGTCAGTCCGTATTCTGGTTTCTGGGACAGCTGGTTTTGTTCTATCTCGTTTTAAGCTGCTGCTACAGATTCTTTCCAAGTTTGCAGAGTCCGCCACGGATCAGTCGCAATCCTTCACCATTGCTTCCACTCTTGTTTATTTCTGTTGCAACGGTTTCTTTTCTGGGAATGAACCAGTTTTTTCGTGTGGATACCTGGATCAGTGATTATTACCTGCTTGTTTTTCAGCCATTGCGTGTGTTTGTATACCTGCTTTATTTCTGGCTTGGTGTCCTTGCGTGGAAAAGAAACTGGTTTACACGGCAGGGGTACACACCAAGAATTCTGCCATGGTTGATTGTCACTGTTGTTTCAGCTGTTTTTTATCTTACTTTTAAAGGAATGATGTTTACAAGGGGGAGTGAACTGCCCATACAACTGGGTAATGCTCTCGGATTTAACGTATTAGCATACAGTGTTCTTATGACCAGTACTGCTTTGTTTAAAGCTTTTGTAAACAGCTCCAATGGCTTTTGGAAATCATTCTCTGCCAGTTCATACGGAATTTATCTTTTCCATTCACTGGCAGTTTATTACGGTGCTTATTACCTGCTTGGTCTGGATGCCTCACCGTTTATTAAGGCTCCACTGTTATTGCTGGGGTCGACATTAAGCTGCTGGGTGCTGACTGTTGCGTTGAAGAAGATCAAAGGGGTATCCGGATTTTTGTAA
- a CDS encoding AAA family ATPase translates to MTSILKDRELPLEKLRWTLAPEELPFDTTADISPEDKIIGQCRGVEAFRFGMGMGLKGYNIFVTGPANSGKQAMVKKMLTELSKSDKSPDDLLYVNNFKATESPILIHMPAGKGAILKKDIHDFLEGIKREVPQLFESQEYIARKNEIIEMHEKQTREFFQGVEDKVKDSGLVIVNMQMGQFQRPDVVPLVDGEPIRMIQLEEKVEKGRFPREEFEKLKEKQKELKEEIDSILAQVRKLQKEVKKKSEDVDKLMFMTLAQDLIAPLKEKYTDTKILKYFDEMLEEMSNDLDSLRMIGRKPHAGEGGMMFMPPQADAILHPYQVNLLVDNTEQESPPVIFESYPTYRNLFGSIERVMDRHGGWRTDFTKIKAGSFIKANGGYLVINLMDAIVEPGVWPTLKRSLKTEKIEIQTFDPYYFISSTGLKPEPIDMDVKVVVLGDPHLYRLLRHYDPDVPKIFKVRADFETSMDRDAEAIESVSNFISRIVEKDSLMPFDRTGVAAIIEQAVRMSGRQEKISTAFPLLSDLLGEANYYASRNGSTTVESKHVDEALEAHRKRSNQTEELLQEMIDRGSIYVDTDGAVIGQVNGLAVYSLGDYSFGKPSRITAVTAMGKGGIINIEREADMSGPTHNKGIFILSGFLRRQFAQDKPLSLTASIAFEQSYGGIDGDSASSTELYALLSSLAKVPIRQDIAVTGSINQKGEVQPIGGVNQKVEGFYLCCKHAGLTGKQGVMIPEPNVKDLMLRKEVVEAVKEGKFHIWSVESIEQGIEILTGIPAGKKDSDSKFPEDSIYGKVDARLIELAEGLKSFGASDDEKDEKKKDTGGSCGCGK, encoded by the coding sequence ATGACCAGCATCCTGAAAGACCGAGAACTGCCACTTGAAAAACTTAGATGGACCCTTGCCCCAGAGGAGCTTCCCTTTGACACTACAGCCGACATTTCCCCAGAAGATAAAATAATAGGTCAGTGCCGAGGAGTTGAGGCTTTCCGTTTCGGAATGGGGATGGGCTTGAAAGGCTACAATATCTTTGTGACCGGCCCGGCCAATAGCGGAAAGCAAGCTATGGTAAAAAAAATGCTAACCGAGCTGTCAAAATCAGATAAGAGCCCTGATGATTTGCTCTACGTCAATAACTTCAAAGCCACTGAATCACCTATCCTGATTCACATGCCTGCGGGAAAAGGAGCCATATTAAAAAAGGATATTCACGATTTTCTTGAAGGTATTAAACGCGAAGTACCTCAGCTTTTCGAGAGTCAGGAATACATTGCCCGCAAGAATGAAATTATTGAAATGCACGAAAAGCAGACCCGTGAATTCTTCCAGGGAGTAGAAGATAAGGTAAAAGATTCGGGTCTGGTTATAGTTAATATGCAGATGGGCCAGTTCCAGCGCCCGGATGTTGTTCCGCTGGTGGACGGAGAACCGATCCGCATGATTCAGCTGGAGGAAAAAGTCGAAAAAGGCCGCTTCCCTCGTGAAGAATTTGAAAAGCTGAAAGAAAAGCAGAAGGAGCTGAAGGAAGAAATCGACAGTATTCTCGCGCAGGTCCGTAAACTGCAAAAGGAAGTTAAGAAAAAAAGCGAAGACGTGGATAAACTTATGTTCATGACACTCGCACAGGACCTGATTGCCCCGCTCAAGGAAAAATATACCGACACCAAGATCCTAAAATATTTTGACGAAATGCTGGAAGAAATGAGCAACGACCTCGATTCCCTGCGTATGATCGGCAGAAAACCGCATGCAGGGGAAGGCGGCATGATGTTCATGCCTCCGCAGGCCGACGCCATCCTGCACCCCTATCAGGTCAACCTGCTGGTGGATAACACTGAACAGGAAAGCCCGCCTGTAATATTTGAATCCTATCCCACCTACCGTAACCTGTTCGGCTCTATTGAGCGTGTAATGGATAGACACGGCGGTTGGCGGACAGACTTCACCAAAATCAAGGCCGGGTCTTTCATTAAGGCTAACGGCGGTTATCTGGTCATTAACCTGATGGATGCCATTGTAGAACCGGGCGTCTGGCCCACCTTGAAGCGTTCCCTGAAAACCGAAAAAATCGAAATCCAGACCTTCGACCCATACTATTTCATTTCCTCCACCGGACTAAAGCCTGAACCAATTGATATGGATGTAAAGGTGGTCGTGCTCGGCGATCCCCATCTGTATCGGTTACTGCGGCATTACGATCCCGACGTGCCTAAGATTTTCAAAGTACGCGCGGATTTTGAAACGTCCATGGACCGGGACGCAGAAGCAATTGAGTCCGTATCCAATTTCATCAGCCGCATAGTGGAAAAAGACAGCCTGATGCCCTTTGACAGAACCGGAGTAGCGGCCATAATCGAACAGGCAGTGCGCATGTCCGGTCGTCAGGAAAAAATCAGCACAGCCTTCCCGCTTCTATCCGACCTGCTGGGTGAAGCCAATTACTATGCTTCCCGAAACGGCTCCACCACAGTCGAGTCAAAGCATGTTGATGAGGCTCTTGAGGCCCACCGCAAACGTTCAAATCAGACCGAAGAACTCCTGCAGGAAATGATTGACCGTGGCAGCATCTATGTTGACACTGACGGAGCAGTAATCGGGCAGGTCAACGGACTGGCAGTATACTCCTTAGGTGATTATTCCTTCGGCAAGCCTTCGCGTATAACCGCTGTAACTGCTATGGGTAAGGGCGGCATCATTAATATCGAACGCGAAGCAGATATGTCAGGCCCGACACATAATAAAGGTATATTCATCCTTTCCGGCTTCCTGCGGCGTCAATTCGCACAGGACAAACCTCTCTCACTAACTGCAAGTATAGCTTTCGAGCAAAGCTACGGCGGGATTGACGGCGACTCTGCATCATCTACTGAACTTTACGCCCTGCTCTCATCTCTGGCAAAAGTTCCCATTCGTCAGGACATCGCCGTTACCGGATCTATCAACCAGAAAGGTGAAGTTCAGCCTATAGGAGGAGTGAACCAGAAAGTGGAAGGTTTTTACCTCTGTTGCAAACACGCAGGACTGACCGGTAAGCAGGGCGTTATGATTCCTGAACCGAACGTCAAGGATCTTATGCTGCGCAAGGAAGTGGTGGAAGCAGTGAAGGAAGGCAAATTCCATATCTGGTCGGTGGAAAGTATCGAGCAGGGAATTGAAATCCTAACTGGAATACCTGCGGGCAAAAAGGATTCAGATTCCAAGTTTCCCGAAGATTCAATCTACGGCAAAGTGGACGCGCGACTCATCGAGCTGGCGGAAGGACTCAAAAGCTTTGGTGCAAGCGATGACGAAAAGGATGAGAAGAAAAAGGACACCGGAGGAAGCTGCGGCTGCGGCAAATAA
- a CDS encoding FUSC family protein: protein MFADAFHTLKKEFRLDAVPFRHALKAAVAITFAIMAAQFLELQHAVWLPVSVIVVMRPSVGGTLRLGWKRFWGTATGAAIGVVILFFNPTNTVLFFLVILSFFLMILVRVFSYTAFSCCLSIGVILILGIIFTDGWQFGVERIVDTGLGILIGVAASFGVWPNMARKNLRTKMASLVELQSVHFKKLTESYLHGGVSESVLVQSRIDASTMLDTCAESFSEAAAEPGLQGWQRNELNRLIRSFSRMHSILMTMSTIIRRGYGGPLPSIEQAMTDILVATAEHYEWLEKYSLSPEDCPDEPDFEKSIDDFMSAVSEARVRGYFEDVPLERRNNISAFIWNIHALASEISRAGRRMHDLRYGRS, encoded by the coding sequence GTGTTCGCTGATGCCTTCCACACTTTGAAAAAAGAATTTCGTCTGGATGCTGTGCCATTTCGCCACGCTCTCAAGGCCGCTGTTGCTATCACTTTCGCTATTATGGCGGCGCAATTTCTGGAATTGCAGCACGCTGTCTGGCTTCCGGTCAGTGTGATTGTGGTCATGCGTCCCTCTGTCGGTGGTACTCTGAGATTGGGTTGGAAAAGATTCTGGGGCACTGCCACCGGCGCTGCTATCGGTGTCGTGATCTTGTTTTTTAATCCGACCAATACGGTGTTGTTTTTTCTGGTTATCCTTTCATTCTTCTTGATGATTCTGGTCAGGGTGTTCAGCTACACGGCGTTCTCATGTTGTCTGAGTATCGGGGTTATTCTGATATTGGGGATTATTTTTACGGATGGCTGGCAGTTCGGGGTGGAGCGGATTGTCGATACCGGGCTTGGGATACTTATCGGCGTAGCCGCTTCTTTCGGGGTCTGGCCGAATATGGCCCGCAAAAACTTACGTACGAAAATGGCTTCACTCGTTGAATTGCAATCAGTTCATTTTAAGAAATTGACCGAATCATATCTGCATGGCGGGGTAAGCGAATCAGTTTTGGTGCAGAGCAGAATTGATGCGTCCACCATGCTTGATACCTGTGCGGAATCTTTTAGTGAAGCGGCTGCCGAGCCGGGATTGCAAGGCTGGCAGCGCAACGAACTGAACCGTTTGATCAGGTCATTCAGCCGTATGCACAGTATCCTTATGACTATGTCCACCATCATTCGCCGCGGGTATGGCGGCCCGTTGCCGTCAATTGAGCAAGCTATGACCGACATTCTGGTTGCAACAGCTGAGCACTACGAATGGCTGGAGAAGTATTCGCTGAGTCCGGAAGACTGTCCTGATGAACCGGATTTCGAGAAGTCTATCGATGACTTCATGTCTGCGGTCAGCGAAGCTCGTGTTCGCGGTTACTTTGAAGATGTTCCATTGGAACGGCGCAATAATATTTCAGCTTTTATCTGGAATATTCATGCTCTTGCCAGTGAGATTTCAAGGGCCGGACGCAGAATGCATGATCTGCGGTATGGTAGAAGTTAA